A stretch of Blautia liquoris DNA encodes these proteins:
- a CDS encoding ABC transporter permease subunit, whose protein sequence is MKAIYKKEIRNYMTSMIGYVFMAFILAIVGLYFSAVNISSGSPQIGYSLSSSTFAFLICVPILTMRVIAEERKQKTDQLLLTTPVRIGEIITGKYLALITIFFIPLVVISLYPLILRKFGTVSMGMSYTSILGFFLLGCAEIAVGLFLSSVTESQMIAAILSFAILFICYLSDGIGSLFPQTAKSSFAVFIVLIFCVCLWIGSMIKNTIITGIFTVVAEGALVITYIVKSSLFEGSIQKFFNIFNFTNHFNNFTKGILDLNGIVYFLSVIVICLFLTDQAISKRRWN, encoded by the coding sequence ATGAAAGCGATTTATAAAAAAGAGATCCGAAACTATATGACGTCGATGATTGGGTATGTGTTTATGGCGTTTATTTTAGCTATTGTTGGGCTTTATTTTAGTGCTGTCAATATCAGTTCAGGGAGTCCTCAGATTGGATATTCTCTCAGTAGTTCGACTTTTGCATTTTTAATTTGTGTTCCAATTCTTACGATGAGGGTAATTGCCGAGGAGAGGAAGCAGAAGACGGATCAACTGCTTCTCACGACACCTGTCAGGATAGGGGAGATTATTACAGGAAAATATTTGGCTTTGATAACGATTTTTTTTATTCCTTTGGTAGTGATATCCCTATATCCGTTAATCTTAAGAAAATTTGGAACAGTATCCATGGGAATGTCCTATACATCAATATTAGGTTTCTTTCTTCTGGGATGTGCTGAGATAGCGGTTGGGTTATTCCTGTCGTCTGTCACAGAAAGTCAGATGATTGCAGCTATATTGTCCTTCGCAATTTTGTTTATCTGTTATCTTTCAGATGGAATTGGTTCACTGTTTCCACAGACGGCGAAAAGTTCTTTTGCAGTATTTATTGTATTGATTTTCTGCGTCTGTCTCTGGATTGGTTCTATGATAAAAAATACGATTATTACTGGTATTTTTACTGTTGTTGCTGAAGGGGCATTAGTTATTACTTATATAGTTAAATCATCTCTATTTGAGGGATCCATACAGAAGTTTTTTAATATATTTAACTTTACAAATCATTTCAATAATTTTACAAAAGGTATTTTAGATCTGAATGGGATTGTATATTTCTTGTCGGTGATTGTAATCTGCCTCTTCCTCACTGATCAGGCAATTTCGAAGAGACGTTGGAACTAG
- a CDS encoding ABC transporter ATP-binding protein, translating to MIEVKNLVKRYQDHVAVDNLNFTIENGKIYGLLGPNGAGKSTTMNMMTGYLASTQGSIIIDGHDILQEPEKAKECIGYLPEIPPLYPDMTVIEYLMFVAELKKISKKEREKHIDEVMDLVQVKDMKNRLIKNLSKGYRQRVGLAQAVLGYPETIILDEPTVGLDPKQIIEIRELIKNLGEKHTVILSSHILSEVSAVCDVIMIISHGKLVASDTPDNLSRHLIGSNTLELTIKGSPDELVKELGTLVESDHIKLKGSSEEGCVDITISTKKDIDLREKVFYKMADSHRPILKMQLTTMSLEDVFLELTENEKETEVEDVDVPDVPFESEKQEDRSDESDL from the coding sequence TTGATTGAGGTTAAGAATTTGGTGAAACGTTACCAGGATCATGTAGCAGTTGATAATTTAAATTTTACGATTGAAAATGGAAAAATTTATGGTTTGCTCGGACCAAACGGAGCAGGTAAGTCTACTACGATGAATATGATGACTGGATACCTGGCATCCACACAGGGAAGTATCATAATTGACGGACACGATATTCTGCAGGAGCCGGAGAAGGCGAAGGAATGTATCGGCTATCTGCCAGAGATTCCACCGTTATATCCAGATATGACTGTCATTGAGTACTTGATGTTTGTTGCTGAGCTTAAGAAAATTTCAAAAAAGGAAAGAGAAAAACATATCGACGAGGTTATGGATCTGGTTCAGGTTAAAGATATGAAGAATCGTCTGATTAAAAATCTTTCAAAAGGATATCGCCAAAGAGTAGGACTTGCTCAGGCGGTTCTTGGATATCCGGAAACTATTATTCTTGATGAGCCCACAGTGGGGCTGGATCCGAAACAGATTATTGAGATCAGAGAACTAATCAAAAATCTCGGTGAGAAACATACTGTAATTTTAAGTTCACATATTTTATCAGAGGTCAGTGCAGTTTGTGATGTTATCATGATCATATCACACGGAAAGTTAGTGGCGAGTGATACTCCGGATAACTTAAGTAGGCATCTGATTGGATCGAACACACTGGAACTTACAATAAAAGGCAGTCCGGATGAATTAGTAAAGGAATTAGGCACTCTTGTAGAGTCGGATCATATAAAATTGAAAGGATCCTCTGAAGAAGGATGTGTGGATATCACGATCAGTACAAAAAAAGATATTGACCTCCGGGAAAAAGTATTCTATAAGATGGCAGATAGCCACAGACCAATATTAAAAATGCAGCTGACGACAATGTCACTTGAAGACGTTTTTTTGGAACTGACGGAAAATGAAAAAGAGACTGAAGTTGAAGATGTGGATGTACCTGATGTTCCCTTTGAATCTGAGAAACAGGAGGATAGATCTGATGAAAGCGATTTATAA